The following nucleotide sequence is from Anopheles stephensi strain Indian chromosome 3, UCI_ANSTEP_V1.0, whole genome shotgun sequence.
ATTTTTGCTCATTTCTGACATTCATTTTGAACATTTACATTTTGCAATAATTTAGTTGTATTCATCTCTTTTCGGGATTAACGACCTGTTGGACCATGTCGGCCTTCTAATGGCTTGTTACAGATAGTCGGTACTTGCTACGGAAGAACGGTCCGAAAGCACTCGATCATTGTTCTTGCTGTGTGAAACCCAATAGCCTTATCTACTCGTCCACAGGATTTTTTAGTTCAAACCTTCATTTAGGTGGTGAGATTTTTTACGAAAACTGTCGATAAATGGTGAAAATTTGAAGTTTCGTAAATCCTGATCGTCCAGGCTTTTTCGCATTGATCAGTAGAGTTTTATACCAGAACCTGACATAAGTACGAATGATTCTCCAGCTCCGCTCTCCGTGAAAGGTTCTTTTACAATAGCCAAGCATAATCATGGAGTTGGAGCTGTTGTGgcgtaaatatttttctttgctttcaaTGTCCAACTTAAACACATCAATTCTAATCGGTAGACCTGCCCTTTTGTCGATTCGTTCGGTTTAGCAGCTCATAATAAGCAACACCCAGCGGATCCCACCAAGTACACAATATGATCTTCGGCATGTCCTGGCCCTGGTCCTGGTCCTTGTCCTGGCCCTATAGTACAGCACATTTTGGGTTATCATAATGAACCTCTTTCATCCTCAGCATTAATTCAATCGAAAAATCCCTTCTACTTTTATCACTCGAGCAGTTATTATTTTATGTATCGATTATTACGAACAGACGTCGTATTAGCACTAGAGCAGTAGTTCACAAGTGAATAAACGGTGTTTAGTGTCGCTTGGCGTTAGTTCATATGGCAACCAATTTCCCATCTTCAGTATCATTCCTTTTATTTCATAAAACTATAACAAAAGATGAGcttatttattcttttatgttggtgatatcgggggagacaatgatgccggtacgcggacgattgcggtttacaacaaattaaaacttatttattacattacacttattacacttattacacacgcacacacacacacacgctaaaacttcgctcgTCTAACGCGTCCTGTCTCGGCAGCGGCTGGATCAAGAAAGAGGCCGATCGGTCCCGAAGCCCGAACACGAAGGATGAACCGCATGGCACGTCGATCGCTGTCATCCGTTGACAGGACCGAGTAACGGCGTTACGGTCCGGGCCTCCGCTGCTTGGTCGAGTATACACTCAACACCTCCCCCTTTTAATTCAGCCGATACGCGCTGAACCTACGAGGCAGTCTTCTAGTCCTAGAAGATCGTCGTGGTAGCTGTGTCTGctgggtgttgctgctgccactagACGAAGCCGCTCGTTGTACCTCCGGTTGCACGGATGATGCTGGCGATGATGCCGGTGCTCGCTGAACCCCTGTCAGCGCCGGTGCTGCTGAAGATGAGGCTGGCTCCGTTGGCAGCGAAGCGGACGGCGACTGCTGACGAGACGTCAAACTCATCTCATCTAAAAGTAAACTAAGGGGAAATTGGTGCTGATCCATCTCGTTCCGTTCTGATGAGCTAGCGACACGGCGGCGGAGCTGATTCACATGACGCCGAAGTCTTCTCTGGTCGTGCGACACAACCTCGTACATGACGTTGCCAATTCTGCGAGCAATCCTCCCTGCTATCCAATTCCAAGAGTTTGCCCGATACACCTTGGCATACACTAAATCACCAGGCTGGTATTCACGAAAGTCATCCTTCGCTGTAGACTCCGATGCTGCAGGAGGGCGCAATAGATGATGAATTGTCCTGGTCGTTCTTCCAAACATCACTTCGGCTGGTGTGCGCTGGTCCAAAGCAGGATTTGGTGTTGAGCGATACGTGAGAAGAAACAAGTCCAGGGCCTCTTCAAGGGACACGTTCCTCGCCCGTATTTTCTTCAGTGATCGCTTGAAGGTATCCACAAATCGCTCTGCCTGGCCGTTGGACTGTGGATGAAAAGGCGGTGTGCGAACATGGTCGATGCCGTTACACTCACAGAACTCCTTGAAGGCCTCGCTGGAGAACTGGGTACCGTTGTCGCTGACCAATGTAACTGGCGGTCCAAATCTGGCAAATATTCCTCGCAAAATAGATATTGTAGCGAATGAGGTAATACTTGCAGTTTTAATGATTTCCGGCCACTTGGAGTAGGCATCTACCGCAATCAGGAAATAGGCTCCCTCCACAGGTCCAGCGTAATCGATGTGTACGCGGTGCCAAGGCCCAGGTGGCTTCGGCCAACATGATGGTATCTGGGATGGTGGTGATTTCGCCGCAGCCTGGCATGCTTCGCATGAAGCAACTCGATCGGCGATGTCGCTGTCCAATGATGGCCAATACACGAAACTGCGTGCAATCGCCTTCATTCGCTGGATGCCCGGATGCCCTTGATGAAGCTGTCTAAGGCATCTCTGCTGCAAAGCTGCGGGAATCACAATCCTCTCTCCGAAGAGGATACAGTCGCCAACGGTCGTCAGTGCTTCCCTTCTGTTGTGGAATTGGGCCAATTCCGCACCATAACTGACCTTGCCTGGCCAACCCGATTGGACGTAGCGGTACACTTCGCGCAGTAGAGGGTCCTTTTTCGTAGCTGCTGCAACCTCTTCAAAATGAATCGGAAAGACTTTTAGCGAATGTATGGCTACGTGATTTACAGCCTCCTCAAGCTCAATACTCGCGATCATGTACTCCTGCTCCGGTTTCGCGTGCTTGCTGATGAGCCGCGACAGCAGGTCTGCATTGCCGAATTTATCCGTGGGTATGTACTCGATTTCGAAGTCGTATAGCTGCAGCGCTAGAGCGAACCGCTGCAGCCGGTTGGCAGTATACACAGGAATTCCCTTTTTTGATCCAAAGATGCGCAGCAATGGCTTGTGGTCGGTTTGGAGGCGGAAATGCCTGCCATAAAGCATCTTGTGGAATCGGGTTACTGCAAAGATGATAGCCAGTCCTTCGCGGTCAATCTGGCTGTACCCCTCTTCTGCTTTCGTTAGAGCCCGTGACGCGTGCTGCACCACCTTTATTGATCCATCCGGAAACTTGTGGCTAATGGTGGCTCCGAGCCCAACCGATGAGGCGTCTGCGGCTACTATGATTTCAGCCGTAGGGTCATAATGTGTCAGAAGCAGATCAGACTTTAATATTTCCTTGAACTTTCTGAAGGCCTCTCCGCACTGCTTCGTCCATACAAACTGATTGCCATCTTTCAACAAGTTATCCAGGGGGTATCTCAAATTCCGCATGTTAGGCACAAATTTTCCGTAGTAATTAATGGCACCCAAAAACGAGCGGACTTCATTCACATTTGATGGAGCTGGTAGGTTTACAATAGCATCAATTTTCTTTGGATTTGGTCTAAGGCCAGTACGATCAATTATGTGCCCGAGGTACTCTATCTGATGCGTCTTAAAAGCACACTTCTCAGCTTTGATAGTAAACCCAAATTCTTTAATACGCTGAAGCACCTTGTTGAGATTTTCATCGTGCTCTTCTTCAGTTCTTCCCCCGACAACAACGTCGTCCAGATAGCCAGAAGTGTAACACAATCCGGCGAGCATCGCATCCATTATCTGCTGGAACGCGGCTGGCGCAACCTTTAATCCAGGAGGCAGACGATTGTAAAGGTAAAGACCTCGATGCGTGTTGATCGTTAAAAGGGGCCTGTAACGCTCTTCAATCTCAACTTGCAAAAATGCGTCTGACAAATCCACTTTGCTAAAAAATTTGCAATGGGCCAATCTTGCAAAAATATCATCGGGGAGCGGTAACGGATATTCATGCGGACGCAACGCATCGTTCAACCCCGTCGAATAATCGCCGCAGATTCGAATAGCTCCACTGCTTTTGCGTACGACGACTATTGGTGTCGCCCATTCCGAGTAATCAACAGGTGTGATCACATTCATCTGGACCAGGCGATCGAGCTCTTCCTCTACTGTAGCCTGCATTGCGTATGCAACCGGTCGCTTCGGGCGGAACACCGGACGGCAAT
It contains:
- the LOC118511994 gene encoding uncharacterized protein K02A2.6-like isoform X2, translating into MEEEQRRLSQQFETPGTALLQPGYGQPLPPNAPAVEQQGSQASSVHFSPSLSSAPTSLHPPSLAPAASMQHPPSLPGVSQNGEPTMYQIMQLLRQLMTKIEQQPPASLPTNASQQQLPVVHPPSASQQQPLVSEIASQPQQQHRSAPANPEQILDSLARNITEFRFEAEAGLTFEAWYSRYEDLFVSDAARIDDAAKVRMLMRKLGSMEHERYVNYILPRNPRDLTFEATVKKLKAIFGKAESLLTKRYKCMQIVKTKAEDFLAYACRVNRACVDFELNRMGEEQLKCLIFVCGLKEDTDRDFRVKLLSRIEEHAEITLEQLSAECSRLVALKKQNAMIIGEKEERVLAIQNGARRSHHGFRGKGLRSRPIHRDDRSGKPSNPCWFCGALHWVKDCPHTNHKCRECGEVGHLEERCRKQKHRAGRKFYRPTRFAKTVTVCSVRASRKFVEVSINGVGIRLQLDTGSDISVIGRSAWEKVGKPSLVQPTVCAKTASNERLELLGEFRAEVAICNATKPAIIRVAQVDLLLLGADLIDLFALSSVPMDVFCAKVSTTAQIPKELQSRFPEVFRGTGLCTKAQIKLQLKDNCRPVFRPKRPVAYAMQATVEEELDRLVQMNVITPVDYSEWATPIVVVRKSSGAIRICGDYSTGLNDALRPHEYPLPLPDDIFARLAHCKFFSKVDLSDAFLQVEIEERYRPLLTINTHRGLYLYNRLPPGLKVAPAAFQQIMDAMLAGLCYTSGYLDDVVVGGRTEEEHDENLNKVLQRIKEFGFTIKAEKCAFKTHQIEYLGHIIDRTGLRPNPKKIDAIVNLPAPSNVNEVRSFLGAINYYGKFVPNMRNLRYPLDNLLKDGNQFVWTKQCGEAFRKFKEILKSDLLLTHYDPTAEIIVAADASSVGLGATISHKFPDGSIKVVQHASRALTKAEEGYSQIDREGLAIIFAVTRFHKMLYGRHFRLQTDHKPLLRIFGSKKGIPVYTANRLQRFALALQLYDFEIEYIPTDKFGNADLLSRLISKHAKPEQEYMIASIELEEAVNHVAIHSLKVFPIHFEEVAAATKKDPLLREVYRYVQSGWPGKVSYGAELAQFHNRREALTTVGDCILFGERIVIPAALQQRCLRQLHQGHPGIQRMKAIARSFVYWPSLDSDIADRVASCEACQAAAKSPPSQIPSCWPKPPGPWHRVHIDYAGPVEGAYFLIAVDAYSKWPEIIKTASITSFATISILRGIFARFGPPVTLVSDNVQRPGRAICGYLQAITEENTGEERVP
- the LOC118511994 gene encoding uncharacterized protein K02A2.6-like isoform X1, translated to MEEEQRRLSQQFETPGTALLQPGYGQPLPPNAPAVEQQGSQASSVHFSPSLSSAPTSLHPPSLAPAASMQHPPSLPGVSQNGEPTMYQIMQLLRQLMTKIEQQPPASLPTNASQQQLPVVHPPSASQQQPLVSEIASQPQQQHRSAPANPEQILDSLARNITEFRFEAEAGLTFEAWYSRYEDLFVSDAARIDDAAKVRMLMRKLGSMEHERYVNYILPRNPRDLTFEATVKKLKAIFGKAESLLTKRYKCMQIVKTKAEDFLAYACRVNRACVDFELNRMGEEQLKCLIFVCGLKEDTDRDFRVKLLSRIEEHAEITLEQLSAECSRLVALKKQNAMIIGEKEERVLAIQNGARRSHHGFRGKGLRSRPIHRDDRSGKPSNPCWFCGALHWVKDCPHTNHKCRECGEVGHLEERCRKQKHRAGRKFYRPTRFAKTVTVCSVRASRKFVEVSINGVGIRLQLDTGSDISVIGRSAWEKVGKPSLVQPTVCAKTASNERLELLGEFRAEVAICNATKPAIIRVAQVDLLLLGADLIDLFALSSVPMDVFCAKVSTTAQIPKELQSRFPEVFRGTGLCTKAQIKLQLKDNCRPVFRPKRPVAYAMQATVEEELDRLVQMNVITPVDYSEWATPIVVVRKSSGAIRICGDYSTGLNDALRPHEYPLPLPDDIFARLAHCKFFSKVDLSDAFLQVEIEERYRPLLTINTHRGLYLYNRLPPGLKVAPAAFQQIMDAMLAGLCYTSGYLDDVVVGGRTEEEHDENLNKVLQRIKEFGFTIKAEKCAFKTHQIEYLGHIIDRTGLRPNPKKIDAIVNLPAPSNVNEVRSFLGAINYYGKFVPNMRNLRYPLDNLLKDGNQFVWTKQCGEAFRKFKEILKSDLLLTHYDPTAEIIVAADASSVGLGATISHKFPDGSIKVVQHASRALTKAEEGYSQIDREGLAIIFAVTRFHKMLYGRHFRLQTDHKPLLRIFGSKKGIPVYTANRLQRFALALQLYDFEIEYIPTDKFGNADLLSRLISKHAKPEQEYMIASIELEEAVNHVAIHSLKVFPIHFEEVAAATKKDPLLREVYRYVQSGWPGKVSYGAELAQFHNRREALTTVGDCILFGERIVIPAALQQRCLRQLHQGHPGIQRMKAIARSFVYWPSLDSDIADRVASCEACQAAAKSPPSQIPSCWPKPPGPWHRVHIDYAGPVEGAYFLIAVDAYSKWPEIIKTSNGQAERFVDTFKRSLKKIRARNVSLEEALDLFLLTYRSTPNPALDQRTPAEVMFGRTTRTIHHLLRPPAASESTAKDDFREYQPGDLVYAKVYRANSWNWIAGRIARRIGNVMYEVVSHDQRRLRRHVNQLRRRVASSSERNEMDQHQFPLSLLLDEMSLTSRQQSPSASLPTEPASSSAAPALTGVQRAPASSPASSVQPEVQRAASSSGSSNTQQTQLPRRSSRTRRLPRRFSAYRLN